In Deinococcus yavapaiensis KR-236, a genomic segment contains:
- a CDS encoding ABC transporter permease, which produces MWRFVGLLTLFAAWPGMTALLGPDIFPGPAETLQFLGREIARGVFWGHLGITIGRVLGAFALALLIGIPLGWWLGRSKRAYWTAESWLAAGLSAPRIMLLLVAFLLIGLNERALITAITVILLPTVVVQVREGVRALDPRLAEMAQAFRLSRGATLRWVMLPQMLPAALGTARVTLSLSWKMVVFGEVFGRTSGVGYMISFYFQQFEMRGILAYGLAMTILLAALDYAFAAFGDHAFRWKGEVA; this is translated from the coding sequence TTGTGGCGATTCGTCGGTCTGCTGACCCTCTTCGCCGCTTGGCCGGGCATGACGGCGTTGCTGGGTCCGGACATCTTTCCGGGCCCGGCGGAGACTTTGCAGTTCCTCGGGCGGGAAATCGCCCGGGGCGTCTTCTGGGGGCATCTCGGCATCACGATCGGACGGGTCCTCGGGGCGTTCGCCTTGGCGCTTCTCATCGGAATTCCGCTCGGGTGGTGGCTGGGCCGCTCGAAGCGAGCGTACTGGACGGCCGAGTCTTGGTTGGCGGCGGGCTTGTCCGCACCACGAATCATGCTCCTGCTCGTCGCCTTTCTCTTGATCGGCCTCAACGAGCGGGCTTTGATCACGGCGATCACCGTCATCCTCCTGCCGACGGTCGTGGTTCAAGTGCGCGAAGGCGTTCGCGCACTCGACCCGCGGTTGGCGGAAATGGCTCAGGCGTTCCGCTTGAGCCGAGGCGCGACCCTGCGGTGGGTGATGCTTCCTCAAATGCTGCCGGCGGCGCTCGGCACAGCGCGCGTCACGTTGAGCCTGTCGTGGAAGATGGTGGTCTTCGGCGAGGTGTTCGGGCGCACGAGCGGCGTCGGGTACATGATCTCGTTTTACTTCCAGCAATTCGAGATGCGCGGCATCCTCGCCTACGGACTGGCGATGACGATCCTCCTTGCCGCCCTCGACTACGCTTTCGCGGCGTTCGGCGACCACGCGTTTCGTTGGAAAGGAGAAGTGGCATGA
- a CDS encoding ABC transporter ATP-binding protein — translation MIGVTFEGIEKRFAHEGGTRTILQHLNLEVAPGEVIALVGRSGCGKTTLLNLAAGLTRADEGRLTFSAPPRVGYVFQDARLLPWLTLEGNLTLVQPNVTAARVSHELARVGLAGRQRDYPSQLSLGMAQRAAVARALIIEPNLLLLDEPFGALDELTANELRAELLRLLQQTRATTLLVTHNPIEAVMLADRIVIIAGRPARERHVIDVNAQLDRSRPFDDPRVWALSRKVIDLLGHEAA, via the coding sequence ATGATCGGCGTGACGTTCGAGGGCATCGAGAAGCGCTTCGCCCATGAAGGTGGAACGCGGACGATCCTGCAACACCTCAACCTCGAGGTCGCTCCCGGTGAAGTCATCGCGCTCGTCGGAAGAAGCGGCTGTGGAAAGACGACCTTGCTGAATCTCGCAGCGGGACTCACGAGGGCCGACGAGGGCCGCTTGACCTTCAGCGCCCCGCCCCGCGTGGGCTACGTGTTTCAAGACGCTCGCCTGCTGCCTTGGTTGACGTTGGAGGGAAACTTGACGTTGGTCCAGCCGAACGTCACGGCGGCGCGCGTCTCGCACGAACTGGCGCGCGTCGGTCTCGCCGGACGGCAACGTGACTACCCGTCTCAGTTGTCGCTGGGAATGGCCCAGCGGGCGGCGGTCGCCCGCGCCTTGATCATCGAGCCGAACCTCCTGCTGTTGGACGAGCCGTTCGGAGCGCTCGACGAACTGACGGCGAACGAACTTCGCGCGGAACTGCTGCGGCTGCTGCAACAAACTCGCGCGACTACCCTGCTCGTCACGCACAACCCCATCGAAGCGGTGATGCTCGCCGACCGAATCGTCATCATCGCGGGACGGCCCGCCCGTGAACGTCACGTCATCGACGTGAACGCGCAGTTGGACCGCTCACGCCCTTTCGACGATCCTCGGGTGTGGGCGCTTTCGCGCAAGGTCATCGACCTCCTCGGACACGAGGCGGCCTGA
- a CDS encoding ParA family protein — translation MPHIISFINLKGGVGKTTTLVQVADALSSLHGRRVLVIDLDPQTNATIALIGEDRWLQCDQAGQTLAQLFIDKLEGTDVFDPERATIRKVSNLPTSTLDLIPSSLKLIDVQDRMSDISYKTSYTMSPIDVVKLTLQPILSQYDYVLIDCPPNLGYITQNGLEISDWYVIPTIPDRLSTYGIPQIIRRVEKLRRDRKLKVRCLGLVLTKVQSNSSSHDRTKRILPAQLQRAFEEAGAAPATMFETSIPQANAFADAVDYSRGFISFKEKYGRSLSGGQALYEYAADFAKELMNRVEA, via the coding sequence ATGCCGCACATCATCAGCTTCATCAATCTCAAGGGTGGCGTCGGCAAGACGACCACCCTCGTTCAAGTCGCGGACGCTTTGTCGTCGTTGCACGGTCGGCGCGTGCTCGTCATCGACCTCGATCCGCAGACGAACGCCACGATCGCTCTGATCGGCGAGGACCGCTGGTTGCAGTGCGATCAAGCCGGGCAGACGCTCGCCCAACTGTTCATCGACAAGCTCGAAGGCACCGACGTGTTCGACCCGGAGCGCGCCACCATCCGTAAAGTCTCGAACCTTCCGACGAGCACCCTCGATCTCATTCCGTCCAGCCTCAAGCTCATCGACGTGCAAGACCGCATGAGCGACATCTCGTACAAGACCAGTTACACGATGTCCCCGATCGACGTCGTGAAGCTCACGCTGCAGCCAATCCTGAGTCAGTACGACTACGTGCTGATCGACTGCCCGCCGAACCTCGGCTACATTACACAAAACGGCTTGGAGATCAGCGATTGGTACGTCATCCCGACGATTCCGGATCGCTTGTCGACGTACGGCATTCCGCAAATCATTCGCCGCGTGGAGAAGCTGCGCCGCGACCGCAAGTTGAAGGTGCGCTGTCTCGGCTTGGTGTTGACGAAGGTGCAGTCGAACTCGTCGAGTCACGACCGCACGAAGCGCATTCTGCCCGCTCAGTTGCAGCGCGCCTTCGAAGAGGCGGGCGCCGCGCCCGCGACGATGTTCGAGACGAGCATTCCTCAGGCGAACGCCTTCGCGGACGCCGTGGACTACTCGCGCGGCTTCATCAGTTTCAAGGAGAAGTACGGCCGTTCCTTGTCGGGCGGTCAAGCGTTGTACGAGTACGCCGCTGATTTCGCGAAGGAGTTGATGAACCGTGTCGAAGCCTGA
- a CDS encoding VF530 family DNA-binding protein yields MLVLKRPWMEGQEQTRLDETVTLHQMTEFKSNDPLHGVTLERMLVELIDFYGWQELARRVKVRAFQDQPSVPSALKFLRKTPWAREKVEQLYLYMLRKHRH; encoded by the coding sequence ATGCTCGTCCTGAAACGCCCGTGGATGGAAGGACAGGAACAAACGCGGCTGGACGAGACGGTCACACTGCACCAAATGACCGAGTTTAAGTCCAACGATCCTCTGCACGGTGTCACCCTCGAACGGATGTTGGTGGAGTTGATCGACTTTTACGGTTGGCAAGAACTGGCCAGGCGCGTGAAGGTCCGAGCGTTTCAAGACCAGCCGAGCGTGCCGTCCGCCTTGAAGTTCTTGCGGAAAACGCCGTGGGCGCGCGAGAAGGTCGAGCAGTTGTACCTGTACATGTTGCGCAAGCACCGGCATTGA
- a CDS encoding MFS transporter: MSDSEATRGSVTRSPSFYGWTIVRALALTTTVSYGVLYYSYAVFLPAMEHDLDLNRAQTSGAFSLALLVAGLVAPLVGRTVDRRGARIVMTFGAILATLLVLAWSRVTTLPDLYATWLLMGVAMACVFYDPAFAVVARWFRRDRPKALLIITLVAGLASTIFVPLTTALVTELGWRAALFALAGLLGVTTVLPHGLLLRRDPADLGLMPDGTGSVQAVSRQPSRTSLRDLTRNSNFRLLALAFSLAQFTAVALAAHLVPLLLERGYTPSFVGLAAGGVGLAALPGRALFAPFLTRWSLGFLATAVFTLRGTALLILLAVPGVIGVWAFVLLFGMANGMTTLVRASMVADHFGSENFGLVAGSLSFISSLAQAAAPFAVGALHGAASGYTSSLWLLLVVGAASVVAVMNAARSAKVTFAAT, from the coding sequence TCGTTCGCGCGCTCGCCCTGACCACGACCGTCTCGTATGGCGTTTTGTACTACTCGTACGCGGTCTTCCTGCCCGCCATGGAACACGACCTCGACCTCAACCGCGCGCAAACAAGCGGAGCGTTCTCGCTTGCCCTGCTCGTAGCTGGTCTGGTCGCGCCTCTTGTCGGTCGGACCGTAGATCGCCGCGGCGCGCGAATTGTCATGACCTTCGGAGCGATCCTGGCAACCTTGCTGGTCTTGGCATGGTCTCGCGTCACGACCCTCCCGGATTTGTACGCCACATGGCTCCTCATGGGCGTGGCGATGGCCTGCGTGTTCTACGACCCCGCCTTCGCCGTCGTCGCCCGCTGGTTTCGCCGGGACCGCCCGAAGGCCCTGCTGATCATCACCCTCGTGGCGGGCTTGGCCAGTACGATCTTCGTGCCCCTCACCACCGCCTTGGTGACCGAGTTGGGCTGGCGAGCCGCGCTCTTCGCGCTCGCGGGACTGCTCGGGGTCACGACGGTGCTGCCTCACGGGCTGCTTCTTCGACGCGACCCTGCAGATCTCGGGCTGATGCCAGACGGCACCGGGTCAGTGCAAGCCGTGTCCAGGCAACCTTCCCGAACGTCACTTCGGGATTTGACGCGCAACAGCAACTTCCGACTTTTGGCCCTTGCGTTTTCGCTCGCTCAATTCACGGCCGTGGCCCTCGCGGCGCATCTCGTGCCTCTTCTGCTGGAGCGCGGGTACACGCCGTCCTTCGTTGGTCTTGCTGCGGGCGGAGTAGGTCTCGCCGCCTTGCCGGGCCGTGCGCTGTTCGCTCCATTCTTGACACGCTGGTCGCTCGGATTCCTGGCGACGGCGGTGTTCACGCTGCGAGGCACGGCCCTGCTGATTCTTCTTGCCGTACCCGGTGTCATCGGCGTGTGGGCCTTTGTGCTGCTGTTCGGCATGGCCAATGGCATGACGACCCTCGTGCGCGCGTCAATGGTCGCGGATCACTTCGGCAGCGAGAACTTCGGTCTGGTTGCGGGAAGCTTGTCGTTCATCTCGTCGCTCGCGCAAGCAGCCGCCCCGTTCGCGGTTGGCGCACTTCATGGGGCGGCGAGTGGCTACACGTCGTCGCTCTGGCTGCTGCTCGTCGTTGGTGCCGCCTCGGTCGTGGCCGTGATGAACGCCGCGCGGTCAGCAAAGGTGACATTTGCGGCGACGTGA